One part of the Thermoplasmata archaeon genome encodes these proteins:
- the arcS gene encoding archaeosine synthase subunit alpha, translating into MFEILEHGGLGRLGLWTHADRDLRTPTVLFVDRDTAPAPAFAEVLAVRRRTPDPRPQIRVGGSIFLPRPVESPWDLPPGKGLPRSVSEIERPAPLASGPLALLTSDEDRAAGADAEAIFLANGPEFARDPRDFTAAVAGAREELGPAKVLAVTGLASPSNLAILVYAGIDLADSSRVVLDAARGIFHTADGAVPLAEADRGACGCAACAAGLDLRAHNELALHRELLLVRNHLLHGRLRELVERRLANDPWNTAVLRHLDRRHADLLESYTPVAGGEVLAYSHESLTRPEVVRFRRRVQERYAKPPSARVLLLLPCSARKPYSSSRSHRRFRDAILASPNPSAIHEVIVTSPLGLVPRELERFYPARAYDIPVTGDWNRDEAAMVSEDLRAYLAANPYDAVVAHLGAEAPIVREVLPEARFTAEGRPTSDESLGSLAKTLREVTAPLPAISRGRRFAEELANIARFQFGESGRTLVEGSEFRGRFPNVHVRKGGAQVAMLTDRGLLSLTLEGGQVLSGKDAYCVDIEDFVPKGNIFAVGVTAASPEIRVGDDVVVRHSKDVRAVGTARLNGREMSDAERGEAVHVRHVVERPQA; encoded by the coding sequence ATGTTCGAAATCCTCGAGCACGGAGGCCTTGGCCGCCTCGGTCTCTGGACGCATGCGGACCGCGACCTCCGGACGCCGACGGTTCTCTTCGTCGATCGGGACACGGCGCCCGCGCCCGCGTTCGCCGAGGTCCTGGCCGTCCGTCGTCGAACCCCGGATCCGCGGCCCCAGATTCGGGTCGGCGGGAGCATCTTCCTTCCCCGGCCGGTCGAGTCCCCGTGGGACCTGCCTCCCGGGAAGGGGCTGCCGCGGTCCGTCTCCGAGATCGAGCGGCCCGCTCCCCTGGCATCGGGACCTCTCGCCCTGCTCACGTCCGACGAGGACCGCGCCGCCGGAGCGGACGCCGAGGCGATCTTCCTCGCGAACGGTCCGGAGTTCGCGCGCGACCCTCGGGACTTCACGGCGGCCGTGGCGGGCGCGCGGGAGGAACTCGGACCCGCGAAGGTCCTCGCAGTCACCGGCCTCGCGTCCCCCTCGAACTTGGCGATCCTGGTCTATGCGGGAATCGATCTCGCGGACTCGAGTCGGGTGGTCTTGGACGCTGCTCGGGGAATCTTCCACACCGCGGACGGCGCGGTCCCCCTCGCCGAGGCGGACCGAGGCGCGTGCGGATGCGCGGCCTGCGCGGCGGGCCTGGACCTGAGGGCCCACAACGAACTCGCGCTGCACCGGGAGCTGCTTTTGGTCCGGAACCATCTCCTCCACGGCCGGCTGCGGGAACTCGTGGAACGGCGGCTCGCGAACGACCCCTGGAACACCGCCGTGCTCCGGCATCTCGATCGACGCCACGCGGACCTCCTGGAGTCGTACACCCCGGTCGCGGGCGGCGAGGTCCTCGCCTACTCCCACGAGTCGCTCACCCGCCCCGAGGTCGTGCGCTTCCGCCGCCGCGTCCAAGAGCGGTACGCGAAGCCCCCGTCCGCGAGAGTCCTCCTCCTGCTCCCGTGCTCGGCCCGCAAGCCCTACTCCTCGAGCCGCAGCCACCGGAGGTTCCGCGACGCGATCTTGGCGTCCCCTAACCCGTCCGCGATTCACGAGGTCATCGTCACGTCGCCGCTCGGGCTCGTCCCGCGGGAGCTCGAGCGCTTCTATCCCGCGCGGGCGTACGACATCCCCGTGACGGGCGACTGGAACCGCGACGAGGCCGCCATGGTGTCCGAGGACCTCCGGGCCTACCTCGCGGCGAATCCCTACGATGCGGTCGTAGCCCATCTGGGCGCGGAAGCCCCGATCGTCCGCGAAGTGCTGCCGGAGGCGCGGTTCACCGCGGAGGGCCGACCCACCTCGGACGAATCGCTCGGCAGCCTCGCGAAGACCCTGCGTGAGGTCACGGCACCGCTTCCCGCGATCTCCCGGGGCCGTCGCTTCGCCGAGGAGCTCGCGAACATCGCCCGCTTCCAGTTCGGGGAGTCCGGGCGGACGCTCGTCGAGGGCTCGGAGTTCCGGGGTCGCTTCCCGAACGTCCACGTGCGGAAGGGGGGCGCCCAGGTTGCCATGCTCACGGACCGGGGATTGCTCTCTCTGACCCTCGAGGGGGGGCAGGTCCTCTCCGGCAAGGATGCGTACTGCGTGGACATTGAGGACTTCGTGCCCAAGGGGAACATCTTCGCGGTGGGCGTCACCGCGGCGTCTCCGGAGATCCGCGTGGGCGACGACGTCGTCGTGCGCCATAGCAAGGACGTGCGGGCCGTGGGGACCGCCCGATTGAACGGGCGCGAGATGAGCGACGCCGAGCGCGGCGAGGCGGTCCATGTCCGGCACGTGGTCGAACGGCCTCAGGCCTAG
- a CDS encoding DUF835 domain-containing protein, whose product TNFVSDGPRAVILLDGLEYLMINNDFPRILHFLEYVNEQVAMKRAVLILSVDDRAFEPKELALIERNTVTLE is encoded by the coding sequence GACGAACTTCGTGTCCGACGGGCCGCGGGCGGTCATCCTCTTGGACGGCCTCGAGTACCTGATGATCAACAACGACTTCCCCCGCATCCTGCACTTCCTCGAGTACGTGAACGAGCAGGTCGCCATGAAGCGGGCGGTCCTGATCCTCAGCGTGGACGACCGCGCGTTCGAGCCCAAGGAGCTCGCCCTCATCGAGCGGAACACGGTCACCCTGGAGTGA